A single Oncorhynchus tshawytscha isolate Ot180627B linkage group LG01, Otsh_v2.0, whole genome shotgun sequence DNA region contains:
- the LOC121846486 gene encoding protein FAM183A-like, producing the protein MAAAKQPKEKHPVDIVHQNAIHVETIKKENRSQRLYTKFSINPYKRLHVLTDKPMASPTHDNIEEDPAFLKIIHRACLEPTKKYTHPQTESQEIGWTSRPLIVSDRSDRRLNWPRQNSEITKYMDAAWRLKEQTQNLG; encoded by the exons ATGGCAGCGGCTAAGCAACCAAAAGAAAAGCACCCTGTGGATATTGTTCATCAGAACGCAATTCACGTCGAGACCATAAAGAAGGAGAATAGGAGCCAACGATTGTACACGAAATTTAGCATAAACCCGTACAAAAGAC TTCATGTTTTGACTGACAAGCCTATGGCCAGCCCCACCCACGACAACATAGAGGAGGATC CTGCTTTCCTGAAGATCATCCACAGGGCTTGTTTGGAACCAACCAAGAAATACACTCACCCCCAAACAGAGAGCCAAGAGATAGGCTGGACATCCAGACCTCTG ATTGTTTCAGATCGCAGTGATAGGAGACTGAACTGGCCACGGCAGAACTCTGAGATCACCAAGTACATGGATGCAGCATGGCGTCTGAAAGAACAGACACAGAACCTGGGCTAG
- the ebna1bp2 gene encoding probable rRNA-processing protein EBP2, whose product MILVNNTMDINEDDEQLGETSEEDDSELSDGELQDAFAKGLLKPGLNFTTQEPKKIVNNVEGLKQCLADFRKNTLPWVERLDMVNLPADDIVAKSEGRLDNKASGDLNPDDDFQREMFFYRQAQAAVLEAMPRLLKLKIATKRPEDYFAEMAKSDQQMQKIRKKLIMKQTMMEKSEKAKKLREQRKYGKKVQVEVIQKRQKEKKAMMYAVKKYQKGMTDKLDFLEGDQKTAKGGAPAKGGSGKTAGGQTPDKKAMNKKGPNAKRKYKDQRFGFGGKKSGTKWNTKDSHNDVSGFRAKVAHGKGGKGGKGGKAGPGGKGGRGPSKGGTKRPGKNARKKMKGRS is encoded by the exons ATGATTCTCGTTAACAATACCATGGATATTAACGAAGATGACGAGCAATTAGGTGAGACGTCTGAGGAGGATGACAGCGAATTATCTGACGGAGAG CTTCAAGATGCATTTGCAAAGGGTTTGTTAAAGCCTGGATTGAACTTTACAACACAAGAACCGAAGAAGATTGTCAACAATGTG GAGGGTTTGAAACAGTGCCTCGCCGACTTCCGTAAGAACACACTACCCTGGGTAGAGAGGCTGGACATGGTCAATCTCCCAGCTGATGACATCGTTGCCAAGTCCGAGGGCAGACTTGACAACAAGGCTAGCGGAGACCTCAACCCGGATGACGACTTCCAGAGAGAGATGTTCTT CTACCGCCAAGCCCAAGCTGCTGTTCTGGAGGCGATGCCCCGGCTCCTGAAGCTTAAGATAGCCACCAAGAGACCTGAGGACTACTTTGCAGAGATGGCCAAGTCGGACCAGCAAATGCAGAAG ATCAGGAAGAAACTCATCATGAAGCAGACAATGATGGAGAAGTCAGAAAAGGCCAAGAAACTAAGAGAACAGAGGAAGTATGGCAAGAAG GTGCAAGTGGAGGTTATTcagaagagacagaaggagaagaaggcCATGATGTATGCTGTGAAGAAGTATCAAAAAG GCATGACTGACAAACTGGACTTCCTGGAAGGAGATCAGAAGACGGCTAAAGGAGGAGCTCCAGCTAAAGGAGGATCGGGGAAAACAGCAGGAGGCCAAACACCTGATAAAAAAGCCATGAACAAAAAAGG CCCCAATGCTAAGAGGAAGTATAAGGACCAGAGGTTTGGCTTTGGCGGAAAGAAGAGTGGAACCAAGTGGAACACCAAGGACAGTCACAATGATGTGTCAGGGTTTCGTGCCAAGGTGGCTCATGggaaaggaggaaagggagggaaaggaggcaAAGCGGGACctggaggaaaaggaggaagggGCCCCTCCAAAGGAGGGACT AAACGACCGGGCAAGAATGCACGCAAGAAGATGAAGGGTCGCTCCTAA